One segment of Chionomys nivalis chromosome 1, mChiNiv1.1, whole genome shotgun sequence DNA contains the following:
- the LOC130881113 gene encoding taste receptor type 2 member 13-like: MESTLYNIFTIVIVAEFVFGNLSNGFIVLTNCIDWVRKRMLSFIGGILLSLAISRVVLIWEMLLTWLKYMQYSFAFVTGTELRVIMLSWVVSNHFSLWLATVLSMFYLLKIASFSRPVFLYLKWRIKKVLLTILLGNMIFLLFNIMQINKHTEEWMHQYERNTTWNFRTSSFSRVSKLIAFKMIMFSLTPIVVSLVSFILLILSLWKHLQKMQLNFRGEQDSSTKAHMNAMKIMVSFLLLYASYFISFFISFIPMAHLKGLDHLLSLTVGLFYPSCHSFVLILGHANLRQECLLVLRQLRCEKKH; encoded by the coding sequence ATGGAAAGTACCCTGTACAACATCTTCACTATAGTCATCGTTGCAGAGTTTGTTTTTGGAAATCTGAGCAACGGATTCATTGTGCTGACAAACTGTATTGACTGGGTCAGGAAGAGAATGCTTTCCTTCATTGGTGGGATCCTGCTTTCCTTGGCCATTTCCAGAGTGGTTTTGATCTGGGAAATGTTACTAACATGGCTAAAATATATGCAGTATTCATTTGCATTTGTGACTGGAACAGAATTAAGAGTTATTATGTTGTCCTGGGTAGTTTCCAATCACTTCAGTCTCTGGCTTGCCACCGTCCTCAGCATGTTTTATTTGCTCAAAATAGCCAGTTTCTCCAggcctgtttttctttatctgaagtggagaataaagaaagtgcttctGACCATCCTTCTGGGAAATATGATCTTCTTGCTTTTCAACATaatgcaaataaacaaacatacagaGGAGTGGATGCATCAGTATGAGAGAAACACAACCTGGAATTTTAGAACAAGTAGTTTTTCAAGGGTTTCAAAGCTAATAGCATTCAAGATGATTATGTTCTCTTTAACACCAATCGTGGTGTCCCTGGTCTCCTTCATCCTATTAATTCTCTCCCTTTGGAAACATCTCCAGAAGATGCAGCTAAATTTCAGAGGGGAACAAGACTCCAGCACAAAAGCCCACATGAATGCCATGAAAATTATGGTCTCCTTCCTTTTACTCTATGCCTCTTATTTCATATCCTTTTTTATATCATTTATTCCTATGGCACACCTGAAAGGACTAGATCACTTGCTTAGTCTGACTGTTGGGCTTTTCTACCCTTCATGCCACTCATTTGTCTTGATTTTGGGACATGCTAATTTAAGGCAAGAGTGTCTTTTGGTGCTCAGGCAGCTGAGATGTGAGAAAAAGCATTAG